In Synechococcus sp. CB0101, a genomic segment contains:
- a CDS encoding HAD family hydrolase, producing the protein MSRQLLQSQLSAPLPEAPELVLVTDLDGTLLGGATAERRSFYRWLAEQRDRVLHVFSTGRDLSSIARVLAEDEPIGLAAPHLVIGDVGCTVACGQSLLPVPLAVDPIEALWQGKEQALLPLLEGQPGLAPQPLHSERRLAYYVDPEAFDHSLIPQLEAHGVDCLLSDNRYLDLLPTGVNKGSTLLALLQWLDVDPACVVTAGDTLNDLAMFETGLKGVMVANAESALQEHLPRLPSVYLASAVGCAGIAEGLRHFGFDHLWD; encoded by the coding sequence GTGTCGCGTCAGTTGTTGCAGAGCCAGCTATCAGCCCCCCTGCCGGAGGCGCCTGAGCTGGTGCTGGTGACTGACCTCGATGGCACCTTGCTGGGAGGCGCTACCGCTGAACGCCGCAGCTTTTACCGATGGCTGGCGGAGCAGCGAGACCGGGTGCTGCATGTGTTCTCCACCGGGCGGGACCTCAGCTCCATTGCCAGGGTGCTGGCGGAGGATGAGCCGATCGGCTTGGCGGCGCCCCATCTCGTAATAGGTGATGTGGGCTGCACGGTGGCCTGCGGTCAGTCGTTGCTACCGGTGCCGTTGGCGGTGGATCCGATTGAGGCCCTCTGGCAGGGCAAGGAGCAGGCGTTGTTGCCGCTTCTGGAGGGCCAGCCTGGTCTTGCCCCGCAACCGCTCCATTCCGAGCGGCGTTTGGCGTATTACGTCGACCCGGAAGCGTTTGATCACAGCCTGATCCCGCAGCTGGAGGCCCACGGTGTGGATTGCCTCCTCTCCGACAACCGTTACCTCGATCTGCTGCCGACCGGCGTGAACAAGGGCTCGACCCTGTTGGCCCTGCTGCAATGGCTGGATGTTGATCCGGCCTGCGTGGTGACGGCCGGCGACACGCTCAACGATCTGGCGATGTTTGAAACCGGGCTCAAAGGTGTGATGGTGGCTAACGCCGAATCGGCGCTGCAGGAGCATCTGCCCCGTTTGCCCTCGGTGTACCTGGCCTCCGCGGTGGGCTGTGCCGGCATCGCCGAAGGGCTGCGCCATTTCGGTTTCGATCACCTCTGGGACTGA
- a CDS encoding DUF2973 domain-containing protein, with amino-acid sequence MISEFFARLLPLIYAACFLGLLWQAFRIMGRGFAAVPRPGDQNRVPRGDRTGRLTIHPELLDADGQLTRDDLLTVRFGGDQEQPASPNDPS; translated from the coding sequence ATGATCTCCGAGTTTTTCGCCAGGCTGTTGCCGCTGATCTACGCGGCCTGCTTCCTCGGATTGCTGTGGCAGGCCTTCCGGATCATGGGCCGCGGGTTTGCCGCTGTCCCCCGCCCGGGCGACCAGAACCGCGTTCCCCGCGGCGATCGCACCGGCCGGCTCACCATCCATCCGGAGCTGCTGGATGCCGATGGCCAGCTCACCCGCGACGACCTGCTCACCGTTCGCTTTGGCGGTGATCAGGAGCAGCCCGCCTCACCGAACGACCCCAGCTGA
- the hflX gene encoding GTPase HflX — MKQTALLGRTAGLRPAQTRRLERLSHRRHPEAFGADLLSLQRLAAESCELELPLSLVIDGRGLCRLLWVGPLEQSGRLLERLPGGPRRQGSDLRLITCVGRAKQLEPHGSEAVVGLDLDPQLWLRYGQQPGAGGLWAAAAYLPGGDPAHPWQQQHEADLSELCQWIPPERPTLQPQAIQPSGIEQVLLLVLSPSDPETARREIAELEGLVRSAGSKPVGLVVQRKASGSPQTLWGEGKLREAALEARRLGASLVVTDRELTPAQARNLERLLDLPVSDRSELILDIFAQRAASGAGRLQVELAQLRYRLPRLVGRGLSLSRQGGGIGTRGPGETQLEKDRRAIARRIDKLQRDVQKLREHRARIRSGRHGLQRFALVGYTNAGKSSLLNALSKPAAGDAVLAENKLFATLDPTTRRISRPDPAGGPPQNLLLTDTVGFIRALPPPLVEAFRSTLEETLEADQLLLVVDLSDPGWVEQLNTVHTILDELGRDTPRRLIGNQIDRCPAEALQQARALDGQALFVSATGGLGLEGLRDWLFSEQPPLA; from the coding sequence TTGAAGCAAACCGCCCTTCTGGGCCGCACCGCCGGCCTACGCCCCGCCCAAACCCGCCGCCTGGAGCGCCTCAGCCACCGGCGCCATCCCGAAGCGTTCGGCGCGGATCTACTCAGCCTGCAGCGGCTGGCCGCCGAAAGCTGCGAACTCGAACTGCCCCTGAGCCTGGTGATCGATGGCCGCGGTCTCTGCCGGCTGCTGTGGGTGGGGCCGCTGGAGCAATCCGGCCGGCTGCTGGAGCGCCTGCCCGGCGGACCACGCCGGCAAGGCAGCGACCTGCGCCTGATCACCTGCGTGGGGCGGGCGAAGCAGCTCGAACCCCATGGCAGCGAAGCGGTGGTGGGCCTCGATCTCGATCCCCAGCTCTGGCTGCGCTACGGGCAACAGCCCGGAGCAGGCGGCCTCTGGGCCGCCGCGGCCTATCTGCCCGGCGGCGATCCCGCCCATCCCTGGCAGCAGCAACACGAAGCCGACCTCAGCGAGCTCTGCCAGTGGATCCCGCCGGAGCGGCCCACGCTGCAGCCCCAGGCCATCCAGCCGAGCGGCATCGAGCAGGTGCTGCTGCTGGTGCTCAGCCCCTCCGATCCCGAAACGGCGCGGCGTGAAATCGCTGAGCTGGAGGGTTTGGTGCGCAGCGCCGGCTCCAAGCCGGTGGGGCTGGTGGTGCAACGCAAAGCCTCCGGCTCCCCGCAAACCCTCTGGGGCGAAGGCAAGCTGCGCGAAGCGGCGCTGGAAGCCCGGCGGCTGGGGGCCTCACTGGTGGTGACCGACCGCGAACTCACCCCCGCACAGGCCCGCAACCTGGAGCGCCTGCTGGATCTGCCCGTAAGCGATCGCAGCGAATTGATTCTCGACATCTTTGCCCAGCGGGCCGCCAGCGGCGCCGGCCGGCTGCAGGTGGAACTGGCGCAGCTGCGCTACCGGCTGCCGCGGCTGGTGGGGCGGGGCCTGAGCCTCTCGCGCCAGGGCGGCGGCATCGGCACCCGCGGCCCCGGCGAAACCCAGCTGGAGAAAGATCGCCGCGCCATTGCCCGCCGCATCGACAAGCTGCAGCGCGATGTGCAAAAGCTGCGGGAACACCGGGCCCGCATCCGCAGCGGGCGCCACGGGCTGCAGCGCTTTGCCCTGGTGGGTTACACCAATGCCGGCAAAAGCTCCCTGCTCAATGCCTTGAGCAAGCCAGCGGCAGGTGATGCGGTGCTGGCCGAAAACAAATTATTTGCCACCCTCGATCCCACCACCCGCCGCATCAGCCGGCCCGATCCGGCCGGAGGCCCGCCGCAAAACCTGCTGCTCACCGACACGGTGGGCTTCATCCGCGCCCTACCGCCGCCGCTGGTCGAAGCCTTCCGCTCCACCCTGGAAGAAACCCTGGAAGCTGATCAGTTGCTGCTGGTGGTGGACCTCTCTGATCCGGGCTGGGTGGAGCAGCTCAACACAGTGCACACCATCCTTGATGAGCTGGGCAGAGACACCCCAAGGCGGCTGATCGGCAACCAGATCGATCGCTGCCCCGCCGAAGCGCTGCAGCAGGCGCGTGCCCTCGATGGCCAGGCACTGTTTGTCTCCGCCACCGGGGGGCTGGGTCTGGAGGGGCTGCGCGATTGGCTGTTCAGCGAACAGCCGCCGTTGGCTTGA
- a CDS encoding trypsin-like peptidase domain-containing protein, translated as MAAVHSRVLPLALVAALGGVALPPALAQSSAANAVLSRQSFVAEAVRRTGPAVVTIDTERTVVVPGRQSLPPFPFMDPMLRQFFGLPQGGGVIPPSQRTERGQGSGFIYDSSGLLLTNAHVVEGSTRVMVGLSDGRRVEGKVVGADRVTDLAVVQLAGGGSWPVAPLGNSDSLQVGEWVIAVGNPFGLDQTVTLGIVSSLNRNAASLGITDKRLELIQTDAAINPGNSGGPLLDADGAVVGINTLVRSGPGAGLGFAIPINRARTVAEQLVSKGSVSHAMIGVGLDAVRNASGTPVPGAVVRSVMPGGPAARAGLRPGDRITAVDGQPVTNPAQLTQLVERNGVGRPMELTLQRQGQTLQLQVTPVELSTLMRSR; from the coding sequence ATGGCTGCTGTGCATTCCCGGGTGTTGCCTCTGGCCCTCGTTGCGGCTCTAGGGGGCGTGGCCTTGCCGCCGGCCTTGGCCCAATCCTCAGCAGCAAATGCGGTGCTCTCGCGCCAATCGTTTGTGGCGGAGGCCGTGCGCCGCACGGGGCCAGCGGTGGTCACGATCGATACCGAGCGCACGGTGGTGGTGCCAGGGCGTCAGAGCCTGCCGCCCTTTCCGTTTATGGATCCGATGCTGCGGCAGTTCTTTGGGCTGCCGCAAGGTGGTGGTGTGATCCCACCCTCCCAGCGCACCGAGCGCGGCCAGGGCAGTGGCTTCATCTATGACAGCAGCGGTCTGCTGCTCACCAACGCCCACGTGGTGGAGGGCAGCACCCGGGTGATGGTGGGGCTCAGCGATGGCCGCCGGGTGGAGGGCAAGGTGGTGGGGGCCGATCGCGTGACCGATCTGGCGGTGGTGCAGCTGGCGGGTGGCGGATCGTGGCCCGTGGCGCCGTTGGGCAATTCCGACAGCCTGCAGGTGGGTGAGTGGGTGATTGCTGTGGGTAATCCCTTTGGCCTCGATCAGACCGTGACCCTCGGGATTGTGAGCAGCCTGAACCGCAATGCCGCCTCCCTCGGGATCACCGACAAGAGGCTGGAGTTGATTCAGACCGATGCTGCGATCAATCCGGGAAATTCCGGTGGGCCGCTGCTGGATGCGGATGGAGCCGTGGTGGGGATCAACACCCTGGTGCGCTCCGGGCCAGGCGCCGGCTTGGGCTTCGCGATCCCGATCAACCGCGCCCGCACCGTGGCCGAGCAGCTGGTGAGCAAGGGCAGCGTGAGCCACGCGATGATTGGTGTGGGCCTGGATGCTGTGCGCAACGCCAGTGGCACCCCCGTGCCCGGTGCGGTGGTGCGCAGTGTGATGCCCGGGGGGCCTGCGGCACGGGCGGGGCTGCGGCCTGGTGATCGCATCACGGCGGTGGATGGCCAGCCCGTGACCAATCCCGCTCAACTCACCCAGCTGGTGGAACGCAATGGCGTGGGTCGCCCGATGGAGCTCACGCTGCAGCGGCAGGGGCAGACCCTGCAGCTGCAGGTGACACCGGTGGAACTCTCCACCTTGATGCGCTCGCGTTGA
- the hrpB gene encoding ATP-dependent helicase HrpB, whose amino-acid sequence MPLPIEPLLPELVQRLPAGGTVLLQAPPGAGKTTRVPLALLESCSGRILMLEPRRLAAKAAAERLASELGERVGQRVGYRVRLESRVSAATRLEVLTDGLFLRQLQADPALEGVGCVIFDEFHERRCEADLALALLREARELLMPELRLLVMSATLNLQPLVEQLPEAALLTSEGRSHPVSISHQPPRERESLQAQVVRALEAHWLDRREPNETVLVFLPGQRELRLCQEAIAITGWAHDVELCLLHGNLPLAEQSQAIRRATGSAGKVVLATAIAESSLTIEGVSLVIDSGLSRRSRFDPVSGMESLVTVPASLASAEQRAGRAGRLGPGRALRLWSPAEQQRRPAFDPPAVMEADPAPLVLQLAEWGAGLGETLPWLEPPPQAHLLEGQGLLHQLGALDANGTLNAHGRQLASLGVHPRLAQLLLRARDLGAEALGCSLAVLLSERDPLSQQEAGCDLMQRLDWLRRPGRDPRRQQLQQLEQQLRRQLPPSTVQSHPGEPETVLAAELLAHAYPERVALERTPGSGRYLTRSGRGAVLHPSDPLVGAPALAIAAADGGSSDARIQLALPLATSSLLSLAEAAGEECAQVSWDHQQQRIRAERELRLGALVLERRPWPEAPAAVLRDALLSGLVELGIEALPWDASSRQLQQRLALAHRELGDPWPDRSLTTLAADPASWLADQLDGIRSRTDLQGINLEEALWSGLPWEARRELNALLPQALAIPSGREARLDYSNGEPVLAVKLQELFGAASTPTVLGGRLPVTVHLLSPAGRPAAITQDLAGFWNGAYLEVRKELRGRYPRHPWPDDPANTPATALTKRALERRQSQR is encoded by the coding sequence GTGCCCCTGCCGATCGAGCCGCTGCTGCCTGAGCTGGTGCAGCGGCTCCCCGCCGGGGGCACCGTCTTGCTGCAGGCACCTCCGGGGGCCGGTAAAACCACGCGCGTTCCGCTGGCCCTGCTGGAGAGCTGCAGCGGCCGCATCCTGATGCTGGAGCCCCGGCGGCTGGCCGCCAAGGCGGCCGCTGAGCGACTGGCCTCCGAACTCGGTGAGCGGGTGGGCCAACGCGTCGGCTACCGGGTGCGCCTGGAAAGCCGCGTGTCCGCCGCCACTCGGCTGGAGGTGCTCACCGACGGCCTCTTCCTGCGGCAGCTGCAGGCCGATCCGGCCCTGGAGGGGGTGGGTTGCGTGATCTTCGATGAATTTCACGAACGCCGCTGCGAAGCGGATCTCGCTCTGGCCCTGTTGCGTGAAGCCCGCGAGCTGCTGATGCCGGAGCTGCGGCTGCTGGTGATGTCAGCCACGCTCAACCTGCAACCCCTGGTGGAGCAGCTGCCGGAAGCCGCGCTGCTCACCAGCGAAGGCCGCAGCCACCCGGTGAGCATCAGCCACCAACCGCCAAGGGAGCGGGAGTCGCTCCAGGCCCAGGTGGTGCGCGCCTTGGAAGCCCACTGGCTCGATCGAAGAGAGCCGAATGAAACCGTGCTGGTGTTCCTGCCCGGCCAACGGGAGCTGCGGCTCTGCCAGGAGGCCATCGCCATCACCGGCTGGGCGCACGACGTGGAGCTCTGCTTGCTGCACGGCAATCTGCCTTTGGCCGAACAGAGCCAGGCCATCCGCCGCGCCACTGGCTCCGCCGGCAAGGTGGTGCTGGCCACGGCCATTGCCGAAAGCTCGCTCACCATCGAAGGCGTGAGCCTGGTGATCGACAGCGGGCTCAGCCGCCGCAGCCGCTTCGATCCGGTGAGCGGCATGGAGAGCCTGGTCACAGTGCCCGCCAGCCTGGCGAGTGCCGAGCAACGCGCCGGCCGAGCCGGCCGCTTGGGCCCCGGTCGCGCCCTGCGGCTCTGGAGCCCGGCGGAGCAGCAACGCCGGCCCGCCTTCGACCCTCCAGCGGTGATGGAGGCCGATCCGGCTCCGCTGGTGCTTCAGCTCGCCGAATGGGGTGCCGGCCTGGGCGAGACGCTCCCCTGGCTTGAGCCACCGCCCCAGGCCCACCTGCTGGAAGGCCAAGGGCTGCTGCATCAACTGGGCGCCCTCGATGCGAACGGCACCCTGAATGCCCACGGCCGGCAGCTGGCCAGCCTGGGCGTGCATCCACGGCTGGCCCAACTGCTACTGCGCGCCCGCGACCTGGGAGCCGAGGCGCTGGGCTGCAGCCTGGCGGTGCTGCTGAGCGAGCGCGATCCCCTCTCGCAGCAAGAGGCTGGCTGCGATCTGATGCAGCGGCTCGATTGGCTGCGACGCCCGGGCCGCGATCCACGGCGCCAACAGCTTCAACAACTGGAGCAGCAGCTGCGCCGCCAACTCCCGCCCAGCACGGTTCAGAGCCACCCAGGAGAACCCGAAACGGTGCTGGCCGCCGAACTGCTGGCCCATGCCTACCCAGAGCGGGTAGCGCTGGAGCGCACGCCCGGCTCCGGCCGCTACCTCACCCGCAGCGGGCGCGGAGCCGTATTGCATCCGAGCGATCCCCTGGTGGGCGCTCCAGCCCTGGCGATCGCCGCCGCCGATGGCGGCAGCAGCGATGCCCGCATCCAGCTGGCCCTGCCTCTTGCCACCAGCAGCCTGCTCAGCCTCGCCGAGGCTGCGGGCGAGGAGTGCGCCCAGGTGAGCTGGGATCACCAGCAACAACGCATCCGGGCCGAGCGAGAGCTGCGGCTGGGGGCGCTGGTGCTCGAGCGGCGTCCCTGGCCCGAGGCGCCTGCTGCTGTGCTGCGGGACGCCCTGCTCAGCGGCCTGGTCGAACTGGGGATCGAAGCGCTCCCCTGGGATGCCAGCAGCCGTCAATTGCAGCAACGCCTTGCCCTGGCCCACCGGGAGCTGGGAGATCCCTGGCCCGACCGCAGCCTCACCACCCTGGCCGCTGATCCCGCCAGCTGGCTGGCCGATCAGCTCGACGGCATCCGCAGCCGCACCGACCTCCAGGGCATCAACCTGGAGGAAGCCCTATGGAGCGGCCTGCCCTGGGAGGCTCGCCGTGAGCTCAATGCCCTGCTCCCCCAGGCGCTAGCCATCCCCTCAGGTCGCGAGGCGCGGCTCGATTACAGCAACGGCGAACCGGTGCTAGCCGTGAAATTGCAGGAGCTCTTCGGAGCGGCCAGCACCCCAACGGTGCTCGGCGGGCGGCTGCCAGTCACGGTGCATCTGCTCTCCCCAGCCGGCCGGCCAGCGGCCATCACCCAGGATCTAGCTGGGTTCTGGAATGGCGCCTATCTGGAGGTGCGCAAGGAGCTGAGGGGCCGCTACCCCCGTCACCCCTGGCCGGATGATCCCGCCAACACACCGGCCACAGCACTCACCAAGCGCGCCCTGGAACGCCGTCAGTCCCAGAGGTGA
- a CDS encoding HAD-IA family hydrolase — protein MTDARRPEGLLLDAMGTLIGLRRSVGSTYAAFAAEHGVNVEAEAINAVFPQLFRAAPPLAFPGLEGKALLEAEQAWWVALIDGCLKACGHDDPLPEGLGPALFRHYATAEPWQVYGDVAEHLQQWRSAGLKLAVVSNFDQRLHGLLEQLELAPLIDTVVVSSAVGAAKPDPRPFERALELLELPAAAAWHIGDSPEDEAGARAAGLHCVLIQRKQPAGTPGGTRS, from the coding sequence ATGACCGACGCGCGCCGCCCCGAAGGCCTGCTGCTCGATGCGATGGGCACCCTGATCGGCCTGCGCCGCTCCGTGGGCAGCACCTACGCGGCATTCGCCGCGGAGCACGGGGTGAACGTGGAGGCGGAGGCGATCAACGCCGTGTTCCCGCAGCTGTTTCGCGCCGCACCGCCCCTTGCCTTCCCAGGATTGGAAGGCAAGGCGCTGCTCGAGGCAGAACAGGCCTGGTGGGTGGCCTTGATCGATGGCTGCCTCAAGGCCTGCGGCCATGACGATCCGCTGCCGGAGGGGTTGGGGCCCGCCCTGTTTCGGCACTACGCCACCGCCGAGCCCTGGCAGGTGTATGGCGATGTGGCCGAGCATCTGCAGCAGTGGCGCAGCGCAGGCCTCAAGCTGGCCGTGGTGAGCAACTTCGATCAGCGGCTGCACGGATTGCTGGAGCAACTCGAGCTGGCACCACTGATCGACACGGTGGTGGTGTCGTCAGCAGTGGGGGCGGCCAAACCCGATCCGCGGCCGTTTGAGCGGGCGCTGGAGCTACTGGAGCTGCCGGCTGCGGCGGCCTGGCACATCGGCGACAGCCCCGAGGATGAAGCCGGTGCCCGGGCAGCCGGCCTGCACTGCGTGTTGATCCAGCGGAAGCAGCCCGCGGGCACCCCAGGCGGAACACGCTCTTGA
- a CDS encoding ABC-F family ATP-binding cassette domain-containing protein, producing the protein MLRLERVSKIYPTGEVLRDVTWEVKAGDRIGLVGVNGAGKSTQMRIIAGMEEPSSGQVVKQGDPRIVYLQQEFDVDVRRTVRQELFQAFGEAAEVLNRQREVEEEMGSEKAAEDPDHLDELIHELGSLQSRFESLHGYELDARIDKLLPTIGFTPEGAEQLVGDYSGGWQMRIALGKVLLQEPDLLLLDEPTNHLDVETIQWLEDYLVGQTCPLVVISHDRAFLDRVCNQIVETERGVSRSYLGNYSQHLEQKALEREAGQAAFERQQKELATQQAYIDRFRASATRSTQAKSREKLLDKVERIEAPIESVSGPRFQFPPAPRSGRLIAEIKDLSHSYGEQILFLGTNLEVERGDRIAFVGPNGAGKSTLLRLVMGIETPDEGFAGLGEHNVIAGYFEQNQAEALDLSKTVIDTLFEAVPDWTQTQVRSLLGSFCFSNDAVFKEVGKLSGGEKARLALALMLLMPCNLVVLDEPTNHLDIPAKQMLEDALIEYEGAVLVVSHDRYFISRVANKIVEIRDGELVVYRGDYAYYREKKAEEAAAAEATRQAAEQDAKRKANRDKQKAKAEARKQKAA; encoded by the coding sequence TTGCTCCGTCTCGAACGCGTATCGAAGATCTATCCCACCGGTGAGGTGCTGCGGGATGTCACCTGGGAGGTGAAGGCGGGCGATCGCATCGGCCTGGTGGGCGTGAACGGCGCCGGCAAATCCACCCAGATGCGGATCATCGCCGGGATGGAGGAGCCCAGCAGCGGCCAGGTGGTGAAGCAGGGCGATCCGCGGATCGTGTACCTGCAGCAGGAATTTGACGTGGATGTGCGCCGCACGGTGCGGCAAGAGCTGTTTCAGGCCTTCGGTGAAGCCGCTGAAGTGCTCAACCGCCAGCGCGAGGTGGAAGAGGAGATGGGCAGCGAAAAAGCCGCCGAAGACCCGGATCACCTCGACGAACTGATCCACGAGCTGGGCAGCCTGCAAAGCCGCTTCGAGAGCCTGCACGGCTATGAGCTCGATGCCCGCATCGACAAGCTGCTGCCCACCATCGGCTTCACCCCGGAAGGGGCTGAGCAGCTGGTGGGCGACTACTCCGGCGGCTGGCAGATGCGCATCGCCCTGGGCAAGGTGCTGCTGCAGGAGCCGGATCTGCTGCTGCTCGACGAACCCACGAACCACCTGGACGTGGAAACGATCCAGTGGCTGGAGGACTACCTGGTGGGCCAGACCTGCCCACTGGTGGTGATCAGCCACGACCGGGCCTTCCTCGATCGGGTCTGCAACCAGATCGTGGAAACCGAGCGGGGCGTTTCCCGCAGCTACCTGGGCAACTACAGCCAGCACCTCGAGCAAAAGGCCCTGGAGCGCGAAGCCGGCCAAGCCGCCTTTGAGCGCCAGCAAAAGGAGCTCGCCACGCAGCAGGCCTACATCGATCGTTTCCGCGCCAGCGCCACCCGCTCCACCCAGGCCAAGAGCCGCGAGAAGCTGCTCGACAAGGTGGAGCGCATCGAGGCGCCGATCGAGAGCGTCAGCGGGCCGCGCTTTCAGTTCCCGCCGGCCCCGCGCAGCGGCCGCCTGATCGCCGAGATCAAAGACCTCAGCCACAGCTACGGCGAGCAGATCCTGTTCCTGGGCACCAACCTCGAGGTGGAGCGGGGCGATCGCATCGCCTTCGTGGGCCCCAACGGCGCCGGCAAATCCACGCTGCTGCGCCTGGTGATGGGCATCGAGACCCCCGATGAGGGTTTCGCTGGCCTTGGGGAGCACAACGTGATCGCCGGCTACTTCGAGCAGAACCAGGCCGAAGCCCTCGATCTCTCCAAAACGGTGATCGACACCCTGTTTGAAGCGGTGCCGGATTGGACCCAGACCCAGGTGCGCTCGCTGCTGGGCAGCTTCTGCTTCAGCAACGACGCCGTGTTCAAGGAGGTGGGCAAACTCTCAGGCGGCGAAAAGGCGCGCCTGGCCCTGGCGCTGATGTTGCTGATGCCCTGCAACCTTGTGGTGCTGGATGAGCCCACCAACCACCTCGACATCCCGGCCAAGCAGATGCTCGAGGATGCGCTGATCGAATACGAAGGCGCGGTGCTCGTGGTGAGCCACGACCGCTACTTCATCTCGCGGGTGGCCAACAAAATCGTGGAAATCCGCGATGGCGAACTGGTGGTCTACCGCGGCGATTACGCCTACTACCGCGAGAAGAAAGCCGAAGAGGCCGCTGCCGCTGAGGCCACACGCCAGGCCGCCGAACAGGACGCCAAGCGCAAGGCCAACCGCGACAAACAGAAAGCCAAAGCCGAAGCGCGCAAACAGAAAGCGGCCTGA
- a CDS encoding anhydro-N-acetylmuramic acid kinase has product MRVLGLMSGTSADGVDAVLAAFSGPPRRPRWRLLSRAAVPYPDDLRQRLIAAGQGQPIQAADVIELGEALTEVQAAAARACDPAGSTQLVGCHGQTLWHRPPQHQRRGSSWQLLQGPLLAQLLQRPVVFDFRAADLALGGQGAPLVPAADAALLPAIGGWRALLNLGGIANLTLLPPQAGPDRTAAVQGWDCGPANTLLDLAAAQFSAGERRFDADGAWAAQGQVDEALVQRWLQEPYLQQAPPKSTGRELFGQPDLERRLRELAAAAERRNQRLAPANALATLTGFTAAVVAQDLARGPAVLELLVAGGGARNATLMTELRRRCRGLQVRPLAELGIGESDREALAFALLAWWHHRGVSGSLPSVTGAAQPAVLGVCARPSL; this is encoded by the coding sequence ATGCGGGTGTTGGGTCTGATGAGCGGCACCAGCGCCGATGGCGTGGATGCCGTGCTGGCGGCCTTCAGTGGCCCGCCGCGCCGGCCCCGCTGGCGGCTGCTCAGCCGGGCTGCCGTGCCGTACCCGGACGATCTGCGCCAGCGGCTGATCGCCGCCGGCCAAGGTCAGCCAATCCAGGCCGCGGATGTGATCGAGCTGGGCGAAGCGCTCACGGAGGTGCAAGCCGCCGCGGCCCGCGCCTGCGATCCAGCCGGGAGCACGCAGCTGGTGGGGTGCCACGGCCAGACCCTCTGGCACCGCCCGCCCCAACACCAGCGCCGCGGCAGCAGCTGGCAGCTCCTGCAAGGACCACTCCTGGCCCAGCTGTTGCAGCGGCCCGTGGTGTTTGACTTCCGCGCCGCTGATCTGGCCCTCGGGGGCCAGGGGGCACCACTGGTGCCCGCTGCCGATGCCGCCCTATTGCCGGCGATCGGCGGCTGGCGAGCCCTGCTCAACTTGGGCGGCATCGCCAACCTCACCCTGCTGCCACCGCAGGCCGGCCCGGATCGCACTGCGGCCGTGCAGGGCTGGGATTGCGGCCCCGCCAACACCCTGCTGGACCTAGCGGCAGCCCAGTTCTCCGCAGGGGAGCGGCGCTTCGATGCCGATGGCGCCTGGGCAGCCCAGGGCCAGGTGGATGAGGCGCTGGTGCAGCGGTGGTTGCAAGAGCCCTATCTGCAGCAAGCGCCGCCTAAATCCACCGGCCGGGAATTGTTCGGGCAGCCGGATCTGGAACGGCGTTTGCGGGAGCTAGCGGCCGCTGCCGAACGGCGGAATCAACGGCTGGCGCCCGCCAACGCCCTCGCCACACTCACCGGCTTTACAGCTGCTGTGGTGGCCCAAGACCTGGCCCGCGGGCCAGCCGTTCTGGAACTGCTGGTGGCCGGTGGCGGGGCCCGCAACGCCACCTTGATGACGGAGCTGCGCCGCCGCTGCCGCGGCCTGCAGGTGCGGCCGCTGGCGGAGCTGGGCATCGGCGAGAGCGACCGCGAGGCTCTGGCCTTCGCCCTCCTGGCCTGGTGGCATCACCGAGGGGTCAGCGGCTCGCTTCCCTCGGTGACAGGCGCCGCGCAGCCGGCCGTTCTAGGGGTGTGCGCCCGCCCGAGCCTTTAA
- a CDS encoding chlorophyll a/b-binding protein produces the protein MPDSTSTSARFGFVNFAETWNGRLAMLGFTIGLATELLTGQGILGQIGLG, from the coding sequence ATGCCTGACTCCACCTCCACATCTGCTCGCTTCGGTTTTGTGAATTTCGCTGAAACCTGGAATGGCCGTCTGGCGATGCTGGGCTTCACCATCGGCCTGGCCACCGAGCTGCTCACCGGCCAGGGCATCCTGGGCCAGATCGGTCTGGGCTGA